A single genomic interval of Arthrobacter globiformis harbors:
- a CDS encoding DUF2199 domain-containing protein, with amino-acid sequence MIFAKKHTCEMCGRATAAHDRDVRFRLPDPVLHSPEQHRVEDSWLSDPDPNKATLMQIPNISPFVRALLPVRLEGGHEFRYGVWIAIHPDDLQHACRVWNAPEYSDLKLTGYLANRIEPWGLFAVPVNLAVLDPDHTPYCVSSPDEDLNDVLTKEWPHDILASLP; translated from the coding sequence ATGATCTTTGCGAAGAAGCACACGTGCGAAATGTGTGGGCGGGCGACAGCGGCCCATGACAGGGATGTCCGTTTCCGCCTCCCGGATCCGGTCCTGCACAGCCCCGAGCAGCACCGTGTCGAAGACAGCTGGCTGAGCGACCCGGACCCCAACAAGGCCACGCTCATGCAGATCCCCAACATCAGCCCGTTTGTCCGGGCATTGCTTCCTGTCAGGCTCGAAGGCGGCCACGAATTCCGCTACGGCGTCTGGATCGCCATCCACCCTGATGACTTACAGCACGCCTGTCGGGTCTGGAATGCGCCCGAGTACAGCGACCTGAAGCTCACCGGCTACCTGGCCAACAGGATTGAGCCCTGGGGGCTCTTCGCTGTCCCGGTGAACCTGGCGGTGCTGGATCCGGACCACACACCCTATTGCGTGAGCAGCCCCGACGAGGACCTGAACGACGTGCTCACCAAAGAATGGCCGCATGACATTCTCGCCTCGCTGCCATGA
- a CDS encoding DUF4193 domain-containing protein — protein MSTDYDELRTDVKESQESSLEALKTAKAPDAKSVVQELDEADTLDGLTPGGEFIAEELVVQVIPQADDEITCWSCFLVRHRSQKAREKDGHAYCVECEG, from the coding sequence GTGTCAACCGATTACGATGAACTGCGCACCGACGTCAAGGAGTCCCAGGAAAGCTCGCTGGAGGCCCTGAAGACTGCGAAAGCCCCGGACGCCAAGTCCGTGGTTCAGGAGCTCGACGAGGCTGACACCCTCGACGGCCTGACCCCTGGTGGCGAGTTCATTGCCGAAGAGCTCGTCGTTCAGGTCATCCCGCAGGCTGACGATGAGATCACGTGCTGGTCCTGCTTCCTGGTCCGCCACCGTTCGCAGAAGGCGCGCGAGAAGGACGGCCATGCCTACTGCGTCGAATGTGAGGGCTGA
- a CDS encoding LexA family protein, which yields MGAVVVAALDVTASDLLGPLYCSVAVPAGFPSPAQDYFTGRIDLNQHLIKDITSTFLVRVSGHSMNGAGISDGDEWVVDRSITPVDGNVVVAIVDGELTIKRLRLEHGRVRLAAENPDYPDVVVPELAELTIWGVVTRCLHRL from the coding sequence ATGGGTGCTGTCGTTGTCGCCGCTCTCGACGTCACTGCGTCTGATCTGCTGGGGCCCCTGTACTGTTCTGTTGCTGTGCCGGCTGGTTTCCCGTCGCCGGCACAGGACTATTTCACGGGCCGTATCGACCTGAACCAACACCTCATCAAAGACATCACGAGCACCTTCCTGGTCCGGGTGTCCGGGCACTCCATGAACGGTGCGGGCATCTCCGACGGTGACGAGTGGGTTGTGGACAGGTCGATCACTCCTGTCGACGGCAACGTCGTGGTCGCCATCGTCGACGGAGAACTGACCATAAAGAGGCTTCGGCTTGAACACGGCCGAGTGAGGCTCGCCGCCGAGAATCCCGACTACCCCGACGTGGTTGTCCCGGAGCTTGCCGAGCTGACGATTTGGGGCGTTGTCACCCGTTGTCTTCATCGCCTCTAA
- a CDS encoding DUF3592 domain-containing protein: MKIALYVIWALFVMGAAFSCTKAVRTTKRQEQLIATWSKTQAAVTGSRQGWSNGAGNATRSIRYWPRYQFHDSRGLLYIGESDVSYHGKPVPGSPLEVAYNPEDPNQSLQVAARSNKVLGCLLPAFALLSLAAFWFIGIFPVR, encoded by the coding sequence GTGAAAATTGCCTTGTATGTCATCTGGGCGCTGTTCGTTATGGGAGCCGCGTTTTCCTGCACCAAGGCAGTCCGGACCACAAAGCGCCAGGAGCAGCTGATTGCCACCTGGTCCAAAACCCAGGCCGCCGTGACCGGCAGCAGACAAGGCTGGAGTAACGGCGCGGGCAACGCAACCCGGAGCATCCGCTACTGGCCGCGCTACCAATTCCATGACAGCCGCGGCCTGCTCTACATCGGGGAGTCGGATGTCTCCTACCACGGCAAACCAGTTCCTGGGTCACCTCTTGAGGTGGCCTACAACCCGGAGGACCCGAACCAGTCCCTCCAGGTCGCTGCCCGGTCAAATAAGGTCCTCGGCTGCCTGCTCCCGGCCTTTGCGCTTCTGTCCCTAGCCGCTTTCTGGTTCATCGGGATTTTCCCGGTGCGCTGA